From a region of the Geothrix sp. 21YS21S-2 genome:
- the groL gene encoding chaperonin GroEL (60 kDa chaperone family; promotes refolding of misfolded polypeptides especially under stressful conditions; forms two stacked rings of heptamers to form a barrel-shaped 14mer; ends can be capped by GroES; misfolded proteins enter the barrel where they are refolded when GroES binds): protein MSAKSIIYAEEARQAILRGVNKLADAVQVTLGPKGRNVLIEKKFGSPLMTKDGVTVAKEIELKDKHENMGAQLVREVASKTSDIAGDGTTTATVLARAIYKEGIKAVVSGANTMEIKKGIDLAVDCVVAAIDEIKKPVEGNAIAQVGAISANGDQEIGKIIADAMAKVGKDGVITVEEAKGRDTELTVVEGMQFDRGYLSPYFVTNPDQMKVELESPLVLIYEKKISNMRDLLPLLEQVVNSRRPLLIIAEDVDGEALATLVVNKIRGTLNIAAVKAPGFGDRRKAMLEDIAILTGGKAVTEDLGLKLENLKIEDLGTAKKIVIDKENTTIIEGAGEPSAIQGRVKQIRSQVEISTSDYDKEKLQERLAKLVGGVAVIKVGAASETEMKEKKARVEDAMHATKAAVEDGIVAGGGVALLRSLVKLATLKLTGDQATGVEIVKKSLEEPLRQIANNAGVEGSVIVNRVKEEKGNFGFNAATGEFGDMVAFGVIDPAKVTKSALRNAASVASMMLTTEAIVCDLPEDKKNPPMGGPGGMGGGMEDMY, encoded by the coding sequence ATGTCCGCCAAATCCATCATCTACGCCGAAGAAGCCCGCCAGGCCATCCTGCGCGGGGTCAACAAGCTCGCCGACGCCGTGCAGGTCACCCTCGGCCCCAAAGGCCGCAACGTCCTGATCGAGAAGAAGTTCGGTTCCCCCCTCATGACCAAGGACGGCGTCACCGTCGCCAAGGAGATCGAGCTCAAGGACAAGCACGAGAACATGGGCGCCCAGCTGGTCCGTGAAGTGGCCTCCAAGACCTCCGACATCGCCGGCGACGGCACCACCACCGCCACCGTGCTGGCCCGCGCCATCTACAAGGAAGGCATCAAGGCCGTCGTGAGCGGCGCCAACACCATGGAGATCAAGAAGGGCATCGATCTCGCCGTGGATTGCGTCGTCGCCGCCATCGACGAGATCAAGAAGCCCGTCGAGGGCAACGCCATCGCCCAGGTGGGCGCCATTTCCGCCAACGGCGACCAGGAGATCGGCAAGATCATCGCCGACGCCATGGCCAAGGTCGGCAAGGACGGCGTCATCACCGTGGAAGAGGCCAAGGGCCGCGACACCGAGCTCACCGTCGTCGAGGGCATGCAGTTCGACCGCGGCTACCTCAGCCCCTACTTCGTCACCAACCCCGACCAGATGAAGGTCGAGCTGGAGAGCCCCCTCGTCCTGATCTACGAGAAGAAGATCTCCAACATGCGCGACCTCCTGCCCCTCCTGGAGCAGGTCGTCAACAGCCGCCGCCCCCTGCTGATCATCGCCGAGGACGTGGACGGCGAGGCCCTGGCCACCCTGGTGGTCAACAAGATCCGCGGCACCCTCAACATCGCCGCCGTCAAGGCCCCCGGCTTCGGGGACCGCCGCAAGGCCATGCTCGAGGACATCGCCATCCTCACCGGCGGCAAGGCCGTCACCGAGGATCTCGGCCTCAAGCTCGAGAACCTGAAGATCGAGGATCTCGGCACCGCCAAGAAGATCGTCATCGACAAGGAGAACACCACCATCATCGAGGGCGCCGGCGAGCCCAGCGCCATCCAGGGCCGCGTCAAGCAGATCCGCTCGCAGGTGGAGATCTCCACCAGCGACTACGACAAGGAGAAGCTGCAGGAGCGCCTGGCCAAGCTCGTGGGCGGCGTCGCCGTCATCAAGGTGGGCGCGGCTTCCGAAACCGAGATGAAGGAGAAGAAGGCCCGCGTCGAGGACGCCATGCACGCCACCAAGGCCGCCGTCGAGGACGGCATCGTGGCCGGCGGCGGCGTCGCGCTGCTCCGCTCCCTGGTCAAGCTCGCCACCCTGAAGCTCACCGGCGACCAGGCCACGGGCGTGGAGATCGTCAAGAAGTCCCTGGAGGAGCCCCTCCGCCAGATCGCCAACAACGCCGGCGTGGAAGGCAGCGTCATCGTCAACCGCGTCAAGGAGGAGAAGGGCAACTTCGGCTTCAACGCCGCCACCGGCGAGTTCGGCGACATGGTGGCCTTCGGCGTCATCGACCCCGCCAAGGTGACCAAGAGCGCCCTGCGCAACGCCGCCTCCGTGGCGTCCATGATGCTCACCACCGAAGCCATCGTCTGCGACCTGCCCGAGGACAAGAAGAATCCTCCCATGGGCGGCCCCGGCGGCATGGGCGGCGGCATGGAAGACATGTACTAG
- a CDS encoding redox-sensing transcriptional repressor Rex, translated as MAASAVPTPTLRRLPKYYHYLKRIHGEGQEIISATQMAEDLGIHHTQVRKDLAATGSQGKPKVGHRVADLLASIETFLNWNSASDACLVGAGNLGSALLGYPGFDKAGIRITAAFDAHPSKIGKKIHGVPVYPVDKLEEVIRRLHITIGILTIPADRAQHLAEVMVQSGIRAMWNFAPITLDVPDDIIVENVELYASLAIFSRKLSERSRTKP; from the coding sequence ATGGCAGCCTCGGCGGTACCCACTCCTACCTTGCGTCGGTTACCGAAGTATTACCATTATTTGAAGCGCATCCACGGCGAGGGCCAGGAGATCATCTCCGCCACGCAGATGGCCGAGGATCTGGGCATCCACCACACCCAGGTGCGCAAGGACCTGGCCGCCACCGGCAGCCAGGGCAAGCCCAAGGTCGGCCACCGCGTCGCCGATCTGCTGGCCTCCATCGAGACCTTCCTGAACTGGAACTCGGCCTCCGACGCCTGCCTCGTGGGGGCGGGCAACCTCGGCTCGGCCCTGCTGGGCTATCCCGGCTTCGACAAGGCCGGCATCCGCATCACCGCCGCCTTCGACGCCCACCCCTCCAAGATCGGCAAGAAGATCCACGGCGTGCCCGTGTACCCCGTGGACAAGCTGGAGGAGGTGATCCGGCGCCTCCACATCACCATCGGCATCCTCACCATCCCCGCCGACCGCGCCCAGCACCTGGCCGAGGTGATGGTGCAGAGCGGCATCCGGGCCATGTGGAACTTCGCCCCCATCACCCTGGACGTGCCCGACGACATCATCGTGGAGAACGTGGAGCTGTACGCCAGCCTCGCGATCTTCAGCAGGAAGCTGTCGGAGCGGAGCCGGACCAAACCCTAG
- a CDS encoding ferredoxin--NADP reductase, with the protein MTDDWTQAWRTATVTDNREVGRGFHLLHLEVADALPFPFEPGHVVVLRHEGHRHPYTLSRTDPAARRVGLLFRVVKGGRLTPSLGTAAPGTEVEISGLHHEPIADMIAPEALALVGLSTGSGIGPLWGFAERALAAGFDRPITLVAGYREEEDICLAPELDALQAAHPGFAWHPTLTQPGPGWTGLRGRVGTSAAALVRDPRACHFHLVGNGAMLAEVKAALALCGVPAPQVTSEVFFNFKAEADPEAVEELARRFGGA; encoded by the coding sequence ATGACGGATGACTGGACCCAGGCCTGGCGGACCGCGACGGTCACGGACAACAGGGAGGTGGGCCGGGGCTTCCACCTGCTCCACCTGGAGGTGGCCGACGCCCTGCCCTTCCCCTTCGAGCCCGGCCATGTGGTGGTCCTGCGCCACGAGGGCCACCGCCACCCCTATACCCTCTCCCGGACGGACCCCGCCGCGCGCAGGGTGGGCCTGCTGTTCCGGGTGGTCAAGGGTGGACGCCTGACCCCGTCCCTGGGCACGGCGGCCCCCGGCACGGAAGTCGAGATCAGCGGCCTGCACCACGAGCCCATCGCGGACATGATCGCCCCGGAGGCCCTGGCCCTGGTCGGCCTTTCAACCGGCTCGGGCATCGGCCCCCTGTGGGGTTTCGCCGAACGCGCCCTGGCCGCGGGGTTCGACCGCCCCATCACGCTCGTCGCCGGCTACCGGGAGGAGGAGGACATCTGCCTGGCGCCGGAGCTCGACGCGCTCCAGGCCGCGCACCCCGGGTTCGCCTGGCACCCTACGCTCACGCAGCCCGGACCCGGGTGGACCGGCCTGCGGGGCCGCGTCGGCACAAGCGCGGCGGCCCTGGTAAGGGACCCCCGGGCCTGCCATTTCCACCTGGTGGGCAACGGGGCCATGCTCGCGGAGGTGAAGGCCGCCCTGGCGCTGTGCGGGGTTCCGGCGCCCCAGGTCACCTCGGAGGTGTTCTTCAACTTCAAGGCGGAGGCCGATCCGGAGGCGGTGGAGGAACTCGCGAGGCGGTTCGGCGGAGCTTGA
- a CDS encoding metallophosphoesterase, translating to MNSPRPAGTLVLTCVLLVLAACRGGGSKAPADPPAAPVILRFEADPNPVEAGSPVTLRAEFTGGKGALDPGLGAIASGQALAFVPLGDTSVVLTVTSPSGQVRSEAVKVQVKPSPDFEDPASFTVPPCLQLGEAPDRPDRLGLMWHAPAYDTGTWAVEVRTTGTWVRMADPASTLVDIPGTQVPAQRAWTAVLKPLEPGGTFDYRVLRDGRRVFQVNGARARMAPGQRQRVVIAGDLVEPGNPASRSIAEGIAAQKPDLMLAVGDLSYPHGTYQEYRAHFYPTYNGGPAPFMRSRLMVGILGNHDVAHVDRGAPPPLGSLAYYYCWDQPLNGPGLLQGGHVANLSPAQAWAPFRQAAGARYPAMGNFWFDSGDARFVVLDSNRYMHRDDPALRHWVETALDGAPAGFWRIVLYHHPGFNQSSFKHTNDWHMAQLWPVLQRHRVDLVVNGHLHAYARTRPFTLAPGGVDEAHILPDLAYDGAATTKAAGPIQIITGAGGGISHKNRFRVPAKGPKPFHQALIADRHSFSVLDLDRDRLRFRQMDGAGAVLDQFTLTR from the coding sequence ATGAACTCTCCGCGCCCCGCCGGAACCCTTGTCCTGACCTGCGTTCTCCTGGTCCTGGCCGCCTGCCGGGGAGGGGGGTCCAAGGCCCCCGCCGACCCGCCCGCGGCCCCGGTCATCCTCCGGTTCGAGGCCGATCCCAATCCGGTGGAAGCCGGCAGCCCGGTGACGTTGCGGGCCGAGTTCACCGGGGGAAAGGGCGCCCTGGACCCGGGCCTGGGGGCCATCGCCAGCGGCCAGGCCCTGGCCTTCGTGCCCTTGGGCGACACCTCCGTCGTCCTCACGGTCACGTCACCTTCGGGCCAGGTCCGCTCCGAGGCCGTGAAGGTCCAGGTGAAACCGTCTCCGGACTTCGAGGATCCGGCCAGCTTCACCGTCCCGCCCTGCCTCCAACTGGGGGAGGCCCCGGACCGCCCGGACCGGCTCGGCCTCATGTGGCACGCGCCGGCGTACGACACCGGGACCTGGGCCGTGGAGGTGCGCACCACCGGGACGTGGGTCCGCATGGCCGACCCGGCCTCCACCTTGGTGGACATCCCGGGCACCCAGGTGCCCGCCCAGCGGGCGTGGACCGCCGTCCTGAAGCCCCTCGAGCCGGGGGGGACCTTCGACTACCGGGTCCTCCGGGACGGTCGCCGGGTCTTCCAGGTGAACGGGGCCCGGGCCCGGATGGCCCCGGGCCAGCGCCAGCGGGTGGTGATCGCCGGCGACCTGGTGGAACCCGGCAACCCCGCGTCCCGCTCCATCGCCGAGGGGATCGCGGCCCAGAAGCCCGACCTCATGCTGGCGGTGGGGGATCTCTCCTACCCGCACGGCACCTACCAGGAGTACCGGGCGCACTTCTACCCCACCTACAACGGAGGCCCGGCCCCCTTCATGCGCTCCCGGCTCATGGTGGGCATCCTGGGCAACCACGACGTGGCCCACGTGGACCGCGGAGCGCCCCCGCCGCTGGGGAGCCTGGCCTACTACTACTGCTGGGACCAGCCCCTCAACGGCCCCGGCCTCCTGCAGGGGGGCCACGTGGCCAACCTCAGCCCGGCCCAGGCCTGGGCCCCGTTCCGGCAGGCCGCCGGCGCCCGCTACCCGGCCATGGGCAACTTCTGGTTCGATTCCGGCGATGCGCGCTTCGTGGTGCTGGACTCCAACCGCTACATGCACAGGGACGACCCGGCCCTGCGGCACTGGGTGGAAACGGCCCTGGACGGCGCCCCCGCGGGCTTCTGGCGCATCGTCCTCTACCACCACCCCGGGTTCAACCAATCCAGCTTCAAACATACTAATGATTGGCATATGGCCCAGCTGTGGCCGGTCCTCCAGCGGCACCGGGTGGACCTGGTCGTCAACGGCCACCTCCACGCCTACGCCCGCACCCGCCCCTTCACCCTCGCCCCGGGCGGCGTCGATGAGGCCCACATCCTCCCGGACCTGGCCTACGACGGCGCCGCCACCACGAAGGCCGCCGGCCCCATCCAGATCATCACGGGCGCCGGGGGCGGAATCAGCCACAAAAACCGCTTCCGGGTCCCCGCGAAGGGGCCCAAACCCTTCCACCAGGCCCTGATCGCCGACCGGCACTCCTTTTCGGTCCTGGACCTCGACCGGGACCGGCTCCGATTCAGGCAGATGGACGGGGCCGGGGCCGTCCTCGACCAGTTCACCCTCACGCGCTGA
- the guaA gene encoding glutamine-hydrolyzing GMP synthase, producing the protein MHHERVAILDFGSQYTRLITRRLRDLGAFGLVYGPGATAQEIGGPDLKGVILSGGPNSVMEAGAPDLDPAILALGVPILGICYGQQLLARNLGGVIHRSSRREYGKAMIRIQDPESLLFRGLEDELQVWMSHGDHVEKAPAGFGITSHTRGVPVAAMEDRARRIYCIQFHPEVTHTQHGSKVLMNFLHVCGMKLDWNTGQFIEEKTRAIRRQVGEGRVVLGLSGGVDSSVAAVLLHKAIGKQLTCVFVDTGVMRKDEMTQVQEAFAPFDMTVKWVDARAAFLGALEGVSDPEQKRKIIGRTFIEVFDKEAGTVQADFLAQGTLYPDVIESSGVGGAVLVKSHHNVGGLPDVMKLKLVEPLRELFKDEVRRAGLALGLPEDMVWRHPFPGPGLAVRIPGCVTAERVAILQNADAIFIEELKASGWYRNTSQCFAVLLPVQTVGIMGDERTYENMCALRAVTSEDFMTADWARLPHDLLEKVAQRIVNEVKGINRVVFDITSKPPATIEYE; encoded by the coding sequence ATGCATCATGAACGCGTCGCCATCCTCGATTTCGGGTCCCAGTACACGCGCCTGATAACCCGGCGGCTGCGCGACCTCGGGGCCTTCGGGCTGGTCTACGGCCCGGGCGCCACGGCCCAGGAGATCGGCGGGCCCGACCTCAAGGGCGTGATCCTCTCCGGCGGCCCCAACTCCGTCATGGAGGCCGGCGCGCCGGACCTGGATCCGGCCATCCTGGCCCTGGGGGTGCCCATCCTGGGCATCTGCTACGGCCAGCAGCTCCTGGCGCGCAATCTGGGCGGGGTCATCCACCGCTCCAGCCGCAGGGAGTACGGCAAGGCCATGATCCGCATCCAGGACCCCGAGAGCCTCCTCTTCCGGGGGCTGGAGGACGAGCTGCAGGTGTGGATGAGCCACGGGGACCACGTGGAGAAGGCCCCCGCGGGCTTCGGGATCACCAGCCACACCCGGGGCGTCCCGGTGGCGGCCATGGAGGACCGGGCCCGGCGCATCTACTGCATCCAGTTCCACCCGGAAGTCACCCACACCCAGCACGGTTCCAAGGTCCTGATGAACTTCCTCCACGTCTGCGGCATGAAGCTGGACTGGAACACGGGCCAGTTCATCGAGGAGAAGACCCGGGCCATCCGCAGGCAGGTCGGCGAAGGCCGCGTCGTCCTGGGCCTCTCGGGCGGCGTGGACTCCAGCGTGGCCGCGGTGCTGCTGCACAAGGCCATCGGCAAGCAGCTCACCTGCGTGTTCGTGGACACCGGCGTCATGCGCAAGGACGAGATGACCCAGGTGCAGGAGGCCTTCGCGCCCTTCGACATGACCGTGAAGTGGGTGGATGCCCGCGCCGCCTTCCTGGGGGCCCTGGAGGGCGTGAGCGACCCCGAGCAGAAGCGCAAGATCATCGGCCGGACCTTCATCGAGGTCTTCGACAAGGAGGCCGGGACCGTGCAGGCGGACTTCCTGGCCCAGGGCACGCTCTACCCGGACGTCATCGAGAGCTCCGGCGTGGGCGGGGCGGTGCTTGTCAAGTCCCACCACAACGTGGGCGGCCTTCCCGACGTCATGAAGCTCAAGCTCGTGGAGCCCCTGCGGGAGCTCTTCAAGGACGAGGTGCGCCGCGCGGGCCTGGCCCTGGGCCTGCCCGAGGACATGGTCTGGCGCCACCCCTTCCCGGGCCCCGGCCTCGCGGTGCGCATCCCCGGCTGCGTCACGGCCGAGCGCGTGGCGATCCTCCAGAACGCCGACGCCATCTTCATCGAGGAGCTCAAGGCCTCCGGGTGGTACCGCAACACCTCCCAGTGCTTCGCCGTGCTGCTGCCGGTGCAGACCGTGGGCATCATGGGCGACGAGCGCACCTACGAGAACATGTGCGCCCTGCGTGCCGTGACCAGCGAGGACTTCATGACCGCCGACTGGGCGCGCCTGCCCCACGATCTCCTGGAGAAGGTGGCCCAGCGCATCGTCAACGAGGTCAAGGGCATCAACCGGGTGGTCTTCGACATCACGAGCAAGCCCCCCGCGACCATCGAGTACGAATAA
- a CDS encoding glycine C-acetyltransferase, whose amino-acid sequence MNKLFLDHLAQETRALREQGLYKNERVMTSPQGPWVEANGKKVINLCANNYLGLANHPALVEAAQEALARRGFGLSSVRFICGTQDIHKELEARISTFLGMEDTQLYSSCFDANGGVFEPLLGEEDAIISDALNHASLIDGIRLCKAQRYRYANSDMADLEARLQEASGARFKLVVTDGVFSMDGYLANLPAICDLAEKYGAMVMVDDSHAVGFIGAKGRGTHEHHGVMGRVDIITGTLGKALGGASGGYVSSSKEVIDWLRQKSRPYLFSNTLAPSITATSIKVLEMLEQGDGLRNQLRANALHFRTEMGRLGFKLLPGEHPIIPVMFYDAPLAQEFASRLLEEGVYVTGFFFPVVPKGQARIRTQMSAGHSREDLDVAIAAFAKVGRALGVIK is encoded by the coding sequence GTGAACAAGCTCTTCCTCGACCATCTCGCCCAGGAAACCCGCGCCCTCCGGGAGCAGGGGCTCTACAAGAACGAGCGGGTGATGACCAGCCCCCAGGGCCCCTGGGTCGAGGCCAACGGGAAGAAGGTCATCAACCTCTGCGCCAACAATTACCTGGGCCTGGCCAACCACCCCGCCCTGGTCGAGGCGGCCCAGGAGGCCCTGGCCCGCCGCGGGTTCGGCCTGTCCAGCGTGCGCTTCATCTGCGGGACCCAGGACATCCACAAGGAGCTGGAGGCCCGGATCAGCACCTTCCTGGGCATGGAGGACACCCAGCTCTACTCCAGCTGCTTCGACGCCAACGGCGGGGTCTTCGAGCCGCTGCTGGGCGAGGAGGACGCCATCATCTCGGACGCCCTCAACCACGCGTCGCTGATCGACGGCATCCGGCTTTGCAAGGCCCAGCGCTACCGCTACGCCAACAGCGACATGGCCGACCTGGAAGCCCGGCTCCAGGAGGCCTCGGGAGCCCGGTTCAAGCTGGTGGTCACCGACGGCGTGTTCAGCATGGACGGCTACCTGGCCAACCTTCCCGCCATCTGCGACCTGGCGGAGAAGTACGGCGCCATGGTGATGGTGGACGACAGCCACGCGGTGGGCTTCATCGGCGCCAAGGGCCGGGGCACCCACGAGCACCACGGGGTCATGGGCCGGGTGGACATCATCACGGGCACCCTGGGCAAGGCCCTGGGCGGCGCCTCGGGCGGCTACGTCTCCTCCTCGAAGGAGGTCATCGACTGGCTGCGGCAGAAGTCCAGGCCCTACCTCTTCTCCAACACGCTGGCCCCCTCCATCACCGCCACCAGCATCAAGGTCCTGGAGATGCTCGAGCAGGGCGACGGCCTGCGCAACCAGCTCCGGGCCAACGCGCTGCACTTCCGCACGGAGATGGGCAGGCTGGGCTTCAAGCTCCTGCCCGGGGAGCATCCCATCATCCCGGTGATGTTCTACGACGCGCCCCTGGCGCAGGAATTCGCGTCCCGGCTGCTGGAGGAGGGCGTCTACGTCACGGGGTTCTTCTTCCCCGTCGTGCCCAAGGGCCAGGCCCGCATCCGCACCCAGATGTCGGCCGGCCACAGCCGGGAGGACCTGGACGTGGCCATCGCCGCCTTCGCCAAGGTCGGACGCGCCCTGGGCGTCATCAAGTAG
- a CDS encoding TIGR01777 family oxidoreductase produces MAELKIVVLAGGTGLVGRHLADSLSRDGVEVRVLSRRPGSPFSWDDLPRALEGADAVVNLAGEGIADKRWTPSRKDAILRSRVESTNRLVAAMGALPSPPRALVNASAVGFYGPMDGRPVEEGRGPGKGFLAKVCRQWEAAADAATPLGIRVVKLRLGVVLARDGGALPKMAFPVRMFQGARLGHGQQGLSWIHIDDLVRLVREAAENPAFSGALNATSPRPVTNETFTRALARRLRRPMLPIPGFVTRTALDLLFGEMGREMLLEGSFVYPRKALELGFTFRFEKVEEALADLL; encoded by the coding sequence ATGGCGGAGCTGAAGATCGTGGTCCTGGCCGGCGGCACGGGACTGGTGGGCAGGCACCTGGCGGATTCCCTCTCCCGGGACGGGGTGGAGGTGCGGGTGCTGAGCCGGAGGCCGGGCTCTCCTTTCTCGTGGGACGACCTGCCCCGGGCCCTGGAGGGGGCCGACGCCGTCGTGAATCTCGCTGGGGAGGGCATCGCCGACAAGCGTTGGACCCCCTCCCGCAAGGACGCCATCCTCCGCAGCCGGGTGGAGTCCACGAACCGCCTCGTGGCGGCCATGGGCGCCCTGCCCTCCCCGCCCCGGGCCTTGGTGAACGCCAGCGCGGTTGGGTTCTACGGCCCCATGGACGGGCGCCCCGTGGAGGAGGGGCGCGGACCCGGGAAGGGCTTCCTGGCCAAGGTCTGCCGCCAATGGGAGGCCGCGGCGGACGCGGCCACTCCGCTGGGCATCCGGGTGGTGAAGCTGAGGCTGGGCGTCGTCCTGGCCCGGGACGGCGGCGCCCTGCCGAAGATGGCCTTTCCCGTCCGCATGTTCCAGGGCGCCAGGCTCGGCCACGGCCAGCAGGGCCTGAGCTGGATCCACATCGACGACCTGGTGCGCCTGGTCCGGGAGGCCGCGGAGAACCCCGCCTTCTCCGGGGCCCTGAACGCAACCTCCCCCCGCCCCGTCACCAACGAGACCTTCACCCGCGCCCTGGCCCGCCGCCTCCGCCGGCCCATGCTGCCCATCCCCGGCTTCGTGACCCGCACGGCCCTGGACCTCCTGTTCGGGGAGATGGGGCGCGAGATGCTCCTGGAAGGATCCTTCGTCTATCCCAGGAAGGCCCTGGAACTCGGGTTCACGTTCAGGTTCGAAAAGGTGGAGGAGGCCTTGGCGGACCTACTCTAG
- the miaB gene encoding tRNA (N6-isopentenyl adenosine(37)-C2)-methylthiotransferase MiaB, with protein sequence MKYLIQTWGCQMNDHDSEKLAGLMEKEGFEAAAGVEDADVVLLNTCSIREKAVNKVYTELGRLRDEKRRRPLLVGVTGCLAQQEKAGLFRRAPQIDFVLGTMAIQQLPRLVEEARAGRARVIDTGDYPDNHLFPPETTLRHSTAKALVTIIEGCNHACTYCIVPTTRGVERHRPWKDVVAEVEDLAAMGFREVELLGQNVNSYMGGCTFAQLLDRVAEVDGLEWIRFTTSHPMNFTEELARTLVSNPKVAPFLHLPVQSGSDAVLRRMRREYTVDQYLERLAYLGNARERINLSTDFIVGFPGETEEDFEGTLALLERVRYDMSFSFVYSPRPGTPALKLADDLPHAEKSRRLTRLQARQTELTLESNRRMVGRSLKARVESKGALDGGHWLARTGEWKNVHLAVPEGRRLPFGELVDIRVTGAGPHFLRAELP encoded by the coding sequence ATGAAGTACCTGATCCAGACCTGGGGATGCCAGATGAACGACCACGACAGCGAGAAGCTGGCGGGTCTGATGGAAAAAGAAGGTTTCGAGGCCGCCGCGGGGGTGGAGGACGCCGATGTGGTGCTCCTCAACACCTGCTCCATCCGGGAAAAGGCCGTGAACAAGGTCTACACGGAGCTGGGGCGCCTGCGGGACGAGAAGAGGCGCAGGCCCCTCCTGGTGGGGGTCACGGGCTGCCTGGCCCAGCAGGAGAAGGCCGGGCTCTTCCGGAGGGCCCCCCAGATCGACTTCGTGCTGGGCACCATGGCCATCCAGCAGCTGCCGCGGCTGGTGGAGGAGGCCCGGGCCGGCAGGGCCCGCGTCATCGACACCGGGGACTACCCCGACAACCACCTGTTCCCCCCGGAGACCACCCTGCGCCACAGCACCGCCAAGGCCCTGGTGACCATCATCGAGGGCTGCAACCACGCCTGCACCTACTGCATCGTTCCCACCACCCGCGGCGTGGAGCGCCACCGGCCCTGGAAGGACGTCGTCGCCGAGGTGGAGGACCTGGCGGCCATGGGCTTCCGGGAAGTGGAGCTGCTGGGGCAGAACGTGAACAGCTACATGGGCGGCTGCACCTTCGCGCAGCTCCTGGACCGCGTGGCGGAGGTGGACGGGCTGGAGTGGATCCGGTTCACCACCAGCCATCCCATGAACTTCACCGAGGAACTGGCCCGCACCCTGGTGTCCAACCCCAAGGTCGCGCCCTTCCTGCACCTGCCGGTGCAGAGCGGCAGCGACGCGGTGCTCCGGCGCATGCGCCGGGAGTACACGGTGGACCAGTACCTCGAGCGCCTGGCCTATCTGGGGAATGCCCGGGAGCGCATCAACCTCTCCACGGACTTCATCGTCGGCTTCCCCGGGGAGACCGAGGAGGACTTCGAGGGCACCCTGGCCCTGCTGGAGCGGGTCCGGTACGACATGTCCTTCAGCTTCGTGTACTCCCCCCGCCCCGGAACCCCGGCCCTCAAGCTCGCGGACGACCTGCCCCACGCCGAGAAGTCCCGGCGCCTCACGCGCCTCCAGGCTCGCCAGACCGAACTGACCCTGGAGAGCAACCGGAGGATGGTGGGGCGTTCCCTCAAGGCCCGGGTGGAGAGCAAGGGCGCCCTGGACGGAGGCCACTGGCTGGCCCGCACCGGGGAATGGAAGAACGTCCACCTGGCCGTACCGGAAGGCCGCCGGCTCCCCTTCGGGGAACTGGTGGACATCCGCGTCACCGGGGCCGGCCCCCATTTTCTTCGTGCTGAGCTACCCTAG